The Sulfitobacter sp. SK011 genome has a window encoding:
- a CDS encoding dihydrodipicolinate synthase family protein — MTPIFKFEGIYTPIVTPLNPDGTFNHNALADQIDHLIEAGVHGIISGGSTGENYAQTVEDRLALAKFTKERIKGRLPLIVGTGAMRTPDSVALAAGARDLKADAILLGTPPYSVPTERENALNALAIDRAANLPVMLYNYPGRMGVNMGQEFLDRVGRSRNIYAIKESSGDINRVHLLARDYPHIQMSCGMDDQALEFFAWGARSWVCAGSNFLPDEHVALYEACAVQGDFAKGRRIMSAMMPLMRVLEQGGKFVACVKHGTTMAGIDTGGMMPPLKPLNKDDKRSLEQVVRVLKTTIAHIQAEG, encoded by the coding sequence ATGACACCGATATTCAAATTCGAGGGGATCTATACCCCGATTGTCACGCCGTTGAACCCTGATGGCACGTTCAATCATAATGCTTTGGCTGATCAAATCGACCATCTTATTGAGGCGGGGGTGCATGGCATCATTTCGGGCGGCTCCACCGGGGAAAACTATGCCCAGACGGTTGAGGACAGGCTGGCGCTGGCAAAGTTCACCAAGGAGCGCATAAAGGGCCGCTTGCCACTGATTGTCGGGACCGGTGCGATGCGCACACCTGACTCGGTGGCTTTGGCGGCTGGTGCCCGCGACCTCAAGGCGGATGCGATCTTGCTTGGCACGCCGCCATATTCGGTGCCCACAGAACGCGAAAATGCGCTTAATGCGCTGGCCATTGACCGGGCTGCGAACCTGCCTGTCATGCTTTACAATTACCCCGGTCGCATGGGCGTGAACATGGGCCAGGAATTCCTCGACCGGGTGGGGCGCAGCCGAAATATCTACGCAATCAAGGAAAGCAGCGGCGATATCAACCGGGTGCATCTGCTGGCCCGTGATTATCCACATATTCAAATGTCCTGCGGCATGGACGATCAGGCGCTTGAGTTCTTTGCATGGGGCGCGCGGTCCTGGGTTTGTGCCGGGTCCAACTTTTTGCCGGACGAACATGTGGCGCTCTACGAGGCCTGTGCGGTGCAGGGGGATTTTGCCAAAGGCCGCCGCATCATGTCCGCCATGATGCCGCTGATGCGGGTGCTCGAACAGGGCGGTAAATTCGTGGCCTGCGTCAAACACGGCACCACAATGGCTGGCATTGATACCGGCGGCATGATGCCACCGCTCAAACCGCTGAACAAAGATGACAAACGCAGCCTGGAACAGGTTGTGCGCGTTTTGAAAACAACCATCGCACACATTCAGGCAGAGGGGTAA